The proteins below are encoded in one region of Coffea arabica cultivar ET-39 chromosome 4c, Coffea Arabica ET-39 HiFi, whole genome shotgun sequence:
- the LOC113739757 gene encoding G-type lectin S-receptor-like serine/threonine-protein kinase CES101 isoform X2 encodes MARMISTPNSHLPTFSCIIAYFIAIICTLSGAKDTLGVSESLKLKNGEILESSNQRFRFLSDHSSSILVIQFVYLKRSVNVWAANSYLAAPSRPRISAITMNESGRLEVYGQGNPHVAVFTVNAQQKVMISKTSATLLDNGNLVLRSSSGRTVWQSFDYPSHHTRLSSGMKLEISLLSQKSTASMQAAASGPSLPLAPGSPSFLVGPSSGRKKSKSSRVVLYVVSASVAAFLTAIVLCKLRSRILRYRRESMGSETPELDDKGDDESLFFSFTSIDIATDHFSEENKLGQGGFGPVYKIHGIQGKLVNGLAIAVKRLNRMSGHGIEQFKNEVKVISKLQHRNLVKLLGYCIEKGERLLVYEYLPNNSLGSVLFAKRDLLDWKRRLKIVEGAAQGLLYLHKYSRLKIIHRDLKTSNVLLDADLNPKISDFGTARIFGENELRGSTKNIVGTYGYMPPEYAMNGIFSEKSDVFSFGVMILEIISGKKNTSFCDSDRHLNLIGHVWDLWTEGRISEIIDSCLDERIPRSEALQYVRVGLLCVQENAADRPTMLDVVSMLLNGSMALDSPKRPAFSEITSLNKAKLRENPEFCSVNTITVSDKVGR; translated from the exons ATGGCAAGAATGATCAGTACACCAAACAGCCATTTGCCAACATTTTCTTGTATTATTGCTTACTTTATTGCCATAATATGTACACTTTCTGGAGCTAAAGATACACTAGGAGTTAGTGAAtctctaaaattaaaaaatggagAGATCTTGGAGTCCTCCAATCAGCGTTTTCGGTTCTTGAGTGACCATTCTTCTTCAATCTTGGTAATTCAGTTCGTGTATCTGAAGCGTTCAGTCAATGTCTGGGCTGCCAATAGTTATCTGGCTGCACCATCCAGGCCTCGAATTTCAgccataaccatgaatgaaagTGGAAGGCTAGAGGTTTATGGCCAGGGAAACCCACATGTTGCAGTATTCACTGTGAATGCTCAACAGAAAGTTATGATCAGCAAGACTAGTGCAACTCTGCTTGATAACGGGAACTTAGTCCTGAGATCAAGTTCTGGGCGTACCGTTTGGCAAAGCTTTGATTATCCTTCTCATCATACACGGCTATCATCTGGAATGAAACTTGAGATTTCTCTGTTGAGCCAGAAAAGTACAGCAAGTATGCAGGCGGCTGCTTCTGGCCCTTCACTTCCTCTCGCTCCTGgttctccttcatttcttgtTGGACCTTCCAGTGGAAGAAAGAAATCGAAGAGTTCAAGGGTAGTGTTATATGTTGTTAGTGCTTCTGTTGCCGCTTTTCTGACAGCTATAGTACTTTGCAAACTGCGGTCGAGAATACTAAGATATCGTCGAGAAAGCATGGGTTCAGAAACGCCAGAGCTTGATGACAAAGGGGATGATGAATCACTGTTCTTCAGTTTTACAAGCATAGATATTGCGACAGATCATTTCTCTGAGGAAAATAAACTCGGCCAAGGAGGATTTGGTCCTGTCTATAAG ATACATGGAATTCAGGGTAAGCTGGTTAATGGGCTAGCGATTGCAGTTAAAAGACTGAATAGAATGTCAGGACATGGAATTGAACAATTCAAGAATGAAGTCAAAGTGATCTCAAAGCTGCAGCATCGGAACCTTGTTAAACTTTTGGGCTATTGCATTGAAAAAGGAGAGCGTTTATTAGTATACGAGTACTTGCCGAATAACAGTCTAGGTTCAGTACTTTTTG CAAAGCGGGATTTATTGGATTGGAAAAGACGGTTGAAAATTGTTGAAGGGGCAGCTCAAGGGCTTCTGTACCTCCACAAGTATTCCAGATTAAAAATCATCCATAGAGATCTGAAAACGAGCAATGTTTTATTGGACGCGGACCTGAatccaaaaatttcagatttcggAACTGCCAGAATTTTTGGAGAGAATGAATTGCGCGGAAGTACAAAGAACATTGTAGGGACATA tggttaTATGCCTCCTGAATATGCCATGAATGGGATCTTCTCCGAGAAGTCTGATGTATTTAGCTTTGGAGTCATGATTCTTGAGATCATAAGCGGAAAGAAGAACACTTCTTTCTGTGATTCGGATCGTCACCTAAACTTAATCGGACAT GTGTGGGATTTATGGACAGAAGGAAGAATTTCAGAGATCATTGATTCTTGTTTGGATGAAAGGATTCCAAGGAGTGAAGCACTACAATATGTTCGTGTTGGCTTGTTATGTGTGCAAGAAAACGCAGCAGATAGACCAACAATGTTAGATGTGGTATCTATGCTCCTCAATGGATCAATGGCTCTTGACTCTCCTAAGCGACCAGCCTTTTCTGAAATTACGAGCCTCAACAAAGCCAAGTTACGTGAAAATCCAGAATTTTGTTCTGTGAACACCATCACAGTTTCAGATAAAGTGGGCCGATGA
- the LOC113739757 gene encoding G-type lectin S-receptor-like serine/threonine-protein kinase CES101 isoform X1, whose translation MARMISTPNSHLPTFSCIIAYFIAIICTLSGAKDTLGVSESLKLKNGEILESSNQRFRFLSDHSSSILVIQFVYLKRSVNVWAANSYLAAPSRPRISAITMNESGRLEVYGQGNPHVAVFTVNAQQKVMISKTSATLLDNGNLVLRSSSGRTVWQSFDYPSHHTRLSSGMKLEISLLSQKSTASMQAAASGPSLPLAPGSPSFLVGPSSGRKKSKSSRVVLYVVSASVAAFLTAIVLCKLRSRILRYRRESMGSETPELDDKGDDESLFFSFTSIDIATDHFSEENKLGQGGFGPVYKIHGIQGKLVNGLAIAVKRLNRMSGHGIEQFKNEVKVISKLQHRNLVKLLGYCIEKGERLLVYEYLPNNSLGSVLFDAAKRDLLDWKRRLKIVEGAAQGLLYLHKYSRLKIIHRDLKTSNVLLDADLNPKISDFGTARIFGENELRGSTKNIVGTYGYMPPEYAMNGIFSEKSDVFSFGVMILEIISGKKNTSFCDSDRHLNLIGHVWDLWTEGRISEIIDSCLDERIPRSEALQYVRVGLLCVQENAADRPTMLDVVSMLLNGSMALDSPKRPAFSEITSLNKAKLRENPEFCSVNTITVSDKVGR comes from the exons ATGGCAAGAATGATCAGTACACCAAACAGCCATTTGCCAACATTTTCTTGTATTATTGCTTACTTTATTGCCATAATATGTACACTTTCTGGAGCTAAAGATACACTAGGAGTTAGTGAAtctctaaaattaaaaaatggagAGATCTTGGAGTCCTCCAATCAGCGTTTTCGGTTCTTGAGTGACCATTCTTCTTCAATCTTGGTAATTCAGTTCGTGTATCTGAAGCGTTCAGTCAATGTCTGGGCTGCCAATAGTTATCTGGCTGCACCATCCAGGCCTCGAATTTCAgccataaccatgaatgaaagTGGAAGGCTAGAGGTTTATGGCCAGGGAAACCCACATGTTGCAGTATTCACTGTGAATGCTCAACAGAAAGTTATGATCAGCAAGACTAGTGCAACTCTGCTTGATAACGGGAACTTAGTCCTGAGATCAAGTTCTGGGCGTACCGTTTGGCAAAGCTTTGATTATCCTTCTCATCATACACGGCTATCATCTGGAATGAAACTTGAGATTTCTCTGTTGAGCCAGAAAAGTACAGCAAGTATGCAGGCGGCTGCTTCTGGCCCTTCACTTCCTCTCGCTCCTGgttctccttcatttcttgtTGGACCTTCCAGTGGAAGAAAGAAATCGAAGAGTTCAAGGGTAGTGTTATATGTTGTTAGTGCTTCTGTTGCCGCTTTTCTGACAGCTATAGTACTTTGCAAACTGCGGTCGAGAATACTAAGATATCGTCGAGAAAGCATGGGTTCAGAAACGCCAGAGCTTGATGACAAAGGGGATGATGAATCACTGTTCTTCAGTTTTACAAGCATAGATATTGCGACAGATCATTTCTCTGAGGAAAATAAACTCGGCCAAGGAGGATTTGGTCCTGTCTATAAG ATACATGGAATTCAGGGTAAGCTGGTTAATGGGCTAGCGATTGCAGTTAAAAGACTGAATAGAATGTCAGGACATGGAATTGAACAATTCAAGAATGAAGTCAAAGTGATCTCAAAGCTGCAGCATCGGAACCTTGTTAAACTTTTGGGCTATTGCATTGAAAAAGGAGAGCGTTTATTAGTATACGAGTACTTGCCGAATAACAGTCTAGGTTCAGTACTTTTTG ATGCAGCAAAGCGGGATTTATTGGATTGGAAAAGACGGTTGAAAATTGTTGAAGGGGCAGCTCAAGGGCTTCTGTACCTCCACAAGTATTCCAGATTAAAAATCATCCATAGAGATCTGAAAACGAGCAATGTTTTATTGGACGCGGACCTGAatccaaaaatttcagatttcggAACTGCCAGAATTTTTGGAGAGAATGAATTGCGCGGAAGTACAAAGAACATTGTAGGGACATA tggttaTATGCCTCCTGAATATGCCATGAATGGGATCTTCTCCGAGAAGTCTGATGTATTTAGCTTTGGAGTCATGATTCTTGAGATCATAAGCGGAAAGAAGAACACTTCTTTCTGTGATTCGGATCGTCACCTAAACTTAATCGGACAT GTGTGGGATTTATGGACAGAAGGAAGAATTTCAGAGATCATTGATTCTTGTTTGGATGAAAGGATTCCAAGGAGTGAAGCACTACAATATGTTCGTGTTGGCTTGTTATGTGTGCAAGAAAACGCAGCAGATAGACCAACAATGTTAGATGTGGTATCTATGCTCCTCAATGGATCAATGGCTCTTGACTCTCCTAAGCGACCAGCCTTTTCTGAAATTACGAGCCTCAACAAAGCCAAGTTACGTGAAAATCCAGAATTTTGTTCTGTGAACACCATCACAGTTTCAGATAAAGTGGGCCGATGA
- the LOC113739757 gene encoding G-type lectin S-receptor-like serine/threonine-protein kinase CES101 isoform X3 — protein sequence MARMISTPNSHLPTFSCIIAYFIAIICTLSGAKDTLGVSESLKLKNGEILESSNQRFRFLSDHSSSILVIQFVYLKRSVNVWAANSYLAAPSRPRISAITMNESGRLEVYGQGNPHVAVFTVNAQQKVMISKTSATLLDNGNLVLRSSSGRTVWQSFDYPSHHTRLSSGMKLEISLLSQKSTASMQAAASGPSLPLAPGSPSFLVGPSSGRKKSKSSRVVLYVVSASVAAFLTAIVLCKLRSRILRYRRESMGSETPELDDKGDDESLFFSFTSIDIATDHFSEENKLGQGGFGPVYKGKLVNGLAIAVKRLNRMSGHGIEQFKNEVKVISKLQHRNLVKLLGYCIEKGERLLVYEYLPNNSLGSVLFDAAKRDLLDWKRRLKIVEGAAQGLLYLHKYSRLKIIHRDLKTSNVLLDADLNPKISDFGTARIFGENELRGSTKNIVGTYGYMPPEYAMNGIFSEKSDVFSFGVMILEIISGKKNTSFCDSDRHLNLIGHVWDLWTEGRISEIIDSCLDERIPRSEALQYVRVGLLCVQENAADRPTMLDVVSMLLNGSMALDSPKRPAFSEITSLNKAKLRENPEFCSVNTITVSDKVGR from the exons ATGGCAAGAATGATCAGTACACCAAACAGCCATTTGCCAACATTTTCTTGTATTATTGCTTACTTTATTGCCATAATATGTACACTTTCTGGAGCTAAAGATACACTAGGAGTTAGTGAAtctctaaaattaaaaaatggagAGATCTTGGAGTCCTCCAATCAGCGTTTTCGGTTCTTGAGTGACCATTCTTCTTCAATCTTGGTAATTCAGTTCGTGTATCTGAAGCGTTCAGTCAATGTCTGGGCTGCCAATAGTTATCTGGCTGCACCATCCAGGCCTCGAATTTCAgccataaccatgaatgaaagTGGAAGGCTAGAGGTTTATGGCCAGGGAAACCCACATGTTGCAGTATTCACTGTGAATGCTCAACAGAAAGTTATGATCAGCAAGACTAGTGCAACTCTGCTTGATAACGGGAACTTAGTCCTGAGATCAAGTTCTGGGCGTACCGTTTGGCAAAGCTTTGATTATCCTTCTCATCATACACGGCTATCATCTGGAATGAAACTTGAGATTTCTCTGTTGAGCCAGAAAAGTACAGCAAGTATGCAGGCGGCTGCTTCTGGCCCTTCACTTCCTCTCGCTCCTGgttctccttcatttcttgtTGGACCTTCCAGTGGAAGAAAGAAATCGAAGAGTTCAAGGGTAGTGTTATATGTTGTTAGTGCTTCTGTTGCCGCTTTTCTGACAGCTATAGTACTTTGCAAACTGCGGTCGAGAATACTAAGATATCGTCGAGAAAGCATGGGTTCAGAAACGCCAGAGCTTGATGACAAAGGGGATGATGAATCACTGTTCTTCAGTTTTACAAGCATAGATATTGCGACAGATCATTTCTCTGAGGAAAATAAACTCGGCCAAGGAGGATTTGGTCCTGTCTATAAG GGTAAGCTGGTTAATGGGCTAGCGATTGCAGTTAAAAGACTGAATAGAATGTCAGGACATGGAATTGAACAATTCAAGAATGAAGTCAAAGTGATCTCAAAGCTGCAGCATCGGAACCTTGTTAAACTTTTGGGCTATTGCATTGAAAAAGGAGAGCGTTTATTAGTATACGAGTACTTGCCGAATAACAGTCTAGGTTCAGTACTTTTTG ATGCAGCAAAGCGGGATTTATTGGATTGGAAAAGACGGTTGAAAATTGTTGAAGGGGCAGCTCAAGGGCTTCTGTACCTCCACAAGTATTCCAGATTAAAAATCATCCATAGAGATCTGAAAACGAGCAATGTTTTATTGGACGCGGACCTGAatccaaaaatttcagatttcggAACTGCCAGAATTTTTGGAGAGAATGAATTGCGCGGAAGTACAAAGAACATTGTAGGGACATA tggttaTATGCCTCCTGAATATGCCATGAATGGGATCTTCTCCGAGAAGTCTGATGTATTTAGCTTTGGAGTCATGATTCTTGAGATCATAAGCGGAAAGAAGAACACTTCTTTCTGTGATTCGGATCGTCACCTAAACTTAATCGGACAT GTGTGGGATTTATGGACAGAAGGAAGAATTTCAGAGATCATTGATTCTTGTTTGGATGAAAGGATTCCAAGGAGTGAAGCACTACAATATGTTCGTGTTGGCTTGTTATGTGTGCAAGAAAACGCAGCAGATAGACCAACAATGTTAGATGTGGTATCTATGCTCCTCAATGGATCAATGGCTCTTGACTCTCCTAAGCGACCAGCCTTTTCTGAAATTACGAGCCTCAACAAAGCCAAGTTACGTGAAAATCCAGAATTTTGTTCTGTGAACACCATCACAGTTTCAGATAAAGTGGGCCGATGA